AACAGATGAATCTAAAGGACAAGACTTTCCAACTTGgatggaaaaagaagaaactgaggAAACGTTTCCACGATACTTCTTCTCAGGGTGACTTGCCATGCTATTGGAGTGAGAGAGAAGTTTCTTCGGGGAAGACGAAACCGAGTCGGTTCGAGAAACCGGAAGAGATTTGAGACGACGTAAACGGGTTTCGGGATTAGTGGGAAGAGCAGTGTCGTCGGTGAAGCCTGAACAGTTGATTTTGGCGACTTGTTCAAGAACGTATTGATCTTTAGCTTGTGAAAGAAGTTCCTCCACAGCTGAATCATCTTTACCAGTAAAAAAACTTGACATCTTCGTTGATTTGGTTTAggggtttagagtttttttttttgttgtgagaGAGAACGATGAAACTATGATTCTGCATTTAGAATCATTATTATCTATAGATTTTAGattctttctatttctgtCTGCCTAATGTCTATTGTCCATTTTCTGTGCTCTggtaaaaatatgttaattgtccatttttcataatttgtaaCTGACTGTTGAATACATTAAGTCGGTAATTTACtgtaaatatatcattttccaATTATTTTGCTCTGTGTAGGATTATTGtaaatttgactttttttatttatcttcaaatgaaattcatatttttcaataataagtatatattaaaaaaaatagaaaagacaTAAAAccgaaaataataatatagatgtATCCAAAAATCTGCTAAAACGTACACTAATTTTCACTTCAAAGCTTCTAATAATTTTAACTTCAAAGTTTCTAATATCTAACAAAAAATTCATCCAGTTTTAATAATTGATACATCAAAATTCATTCAAACAAGGCCTcttgttttcaagttttcagTAACAATATCCAAAACTAAATTGTAACTTGAATATAAAAtggtttataatttaaaatgtaaGAACATATTAAGCTTTTACAAGATAAAGGTAGAAATTCTACAAAACCAAAGGCCTCTCAACTGAAGaagtttttacctttttcatcATTAAGTATCAAAAACTTTCACAAtctttctcaaattttaaGGCTTTTCAGGGATCTTCTTGTGTCTGCATCTTCTTGCTCAACCTAAAAAagacatacatatatgtaagAAACCATCGAAATCGTAAACACAAAAGTATCCTTGCAAATTATTTAAGCAATCTTGTGGAATCTCTCACCTCAACAACTActcttggtttcttctttgcttttccaTTATCATCAGACTTCTTTAAAGCTCTTCCCTTTTTATGAATCACAACTTGTTCTTCAGCATCATCGTCATCCTCGTCATCTGAGTCTGTAGAGAGTTCACGATCGGGTTAAAATAGTTTCTCAAAATACATGGATTCAATTATTGAGTGGAAATTGTAAGAAACAGGAAGGAGATGAATATTACCATGATCATCACCTTCAAGGTAAGACTCCTTAGATGGAAGACCAGAGAAGTCTtccatgtcttcttcttcctctgcttcgaGTTCATCATCGCCTTCAACATATTCAATCACTCCTTCCTGAGATATACGTTAATGAATGAAGATCAGTAGAAAGATGTTGCATCTAGATTTGATGGACTACCAAAATTACACGGCTTTTACAAAAGtacctcctcctcttctttctcaacttCGTCGTTGGTTTCGATTTCTCTATCAAGCAGTTTGTTAAACACACTGTCAGATAAATTGTATATTTCAGTAGGGTAAATGCCTTTCTTCAAACGTTCCATCAACTCGGTTTCAATAGCCtgtaaaaaaagaatcaaaactatCATGAAAACCTCAGAACTAGAGTGAAGcaagtaaaaatcaaaacccaaaaacaacaaatcgTGACCTTATCCAACTGAGCTGCTTTTATAGccttttcctctcttctcgACTCCCTCTTTATTTGCCTCCTAGGCGTAGTGACTACTACCTCCCtgttattcaaaaacaaaagtaccaaataattaatcagaacaagaaaagaatTAGACACATGTAAATCAAACAAGATACCAAACtccacaaacaaaaaccagaaGAGGACAAGACCTTGTTTTCAGAGCAAGTTTCCTCATACGAATACGCATCTGAGTCATTTTAGTCAGTCTTTGTTTAACCTTATGCTGCAACAACTTGGGCCAGTACAACTGCCACacgtaagaaagaaaataattaaaacccTCCCAGATCATAAGACATTGACATtgctaatgaagaagaagagtaaagaaATAAACTGTGGCAATAAATCTCAAGCTCACCAAGTGTTTGTCAATCATTTCAAGAGCCTTCTCATAGTTTACAGGCAGCTTAACTCTCTCCCACAATTTATTTGGCATGTGAGCTCTCTCAATAGtcttcatatataaataaaacactcctgtataaacaacaacaacacaagaaaATCCATTTGTAAGAAACCACCACAACAACACTAAACTCAAAAGAAACATCTTTCTAATTGCCCTTTACTACGTAAACTAAATCAACACCCAATCCTAACTATTCCAACACACAGAATCAGCTCAAAGATTGACacttttctaaaaattacCATCATGGTCACGGATAGTGGCGTATCGGCTATTAGCAAGAGGGCAAGAGCTTCGATTACAGATTCCTGTTACATTATATTGGTTTCTGCAAAAGATTCCAGTTTCGATTctagaaaagcaaaagagaacaaaacaaacccatCAACAAATTGAGctacaaatgaaaattgaaagctAACAAGTGAGGataaaaaatacatacttGGCCATGTAACTACAGTGCTTGTGCCTAATGACCTGCCATATAACCTCATCGTGTTGCATCTTTCCCGGTGAAGCTTGAAAATAGCTAAAGGGTTTAGCTTTCGGGCGAGACTTTAGGGTTTATgagtgaagaaaaagaagaaggagaagctgTCAAGGACGGCGCCGATCAACTGTCGTcgaaaaactcaaaagtgaAGTGGTTAACTAAACCTGAtattagggattcatataaTGGGCCTCATAGCCCAAtttaataacataaataaCCTGTGGTATAATTGGgccaaattattaaaaagcCCAAAAGACAATACACTATCTCTGTTTCTCCGAAAACCCTAGCTGCTAAATCCTCTCTATATAAAAACCCTTTAAGATCATTTCTGGttcaaaaccctagatctGATACTAAAATGGCGACGGcgttgaagaagaacagaaagaagagaggtcACGTCAGCGCCGGACATGGACGTATCGGTAAGCACCGTAAGCATCCCGGAGGTCGTGGAAACGCAGGAGGTATGCATCACCACAGGATCCTCTTCGACAAGTACCATCCAGGTTACTTCGGGAAAGTTGGTATGAGGTATTTCCACAAGCTTCGTAACAAGTTCTTTTGCCCAATCGTGAACCTGGACAAGCTATGGTCACTTGTTCCTGAAGACGTGAAGGCGAAATCGAGCAAGGATAATGTTCCGTTGATCGATGTGACGCAGCATGGTTTCTTCAAGGTTTTGGGGAAAGGTCATTTGCCTGAGAACAAACCTTTCGTTGTGAAGGCTAAGCTTATCTCTAAGACtgctgagaagaagattaaggAAGCTGGTGGTGCTGTTGTTCTCACtgcttagttttttttttcaattcagtctctttttaatttatttcatgttATTGAACTCAGCTTTGTTGGATTTTGGAATCAGAGATCTTTTAATCTATGGTATTGGATTATATAATTTGCTTCGtattatttggaaattttggGATTATTTGTGTGATCTGATTCATCTCTGCATTTGCAATGTTGTCATGTTCTTCAAGATCATTGCGTGTTATGTTCACTGGTTTCAAAGATTATGTCTGGGTAAACCTCAAACTCAATGTCACAATAGTGTTTAGATTCTTACAACAAAGTCTTAGCTTAGCTTGATCAATTTGGGAATAactgattcttcttctgggatggttgttttgtttattacgAATCTGCAATGACTTGTTTAATGATCATTTCCTGTGATTGTTTTCACCATTTGaattgttttcatcttcttcacagagatcgatctcttctcttttgtttgattggtctccccatttttttattctagCTTCTGCTAATGAAGCCTGGACATTTTGCATAAACTTTAATACACAAACACTGAAACTGATACTAGAATTTGACAATTGCTTCTTTACCTCTTTCTTCCAGTTGGTTCTATAGATAATGAAAAGTAGAACAGATGTTTGAACTACTGTTCCCGTTAGCATTCCTGTCCATATCCCCTGtagttgtgtgtgtgtttatatcAACTTGAAGCTTATCATGTATGCAAGTTCTTTATTAAGGTTAGATTTCGAGATTTTACTTACCTTCACTCCAAGTTCCATCTTGTAGCCGAGCACAAGACCGATTGGTATACCACATAGATAGTAACACCCAATGTTCACATATGCAACAATGCCTTGCCATCCAGCTCCAACAGCTACACCTTTTGTACCaatatcaaaaaccaaaacacatttTGTCTTATACACAATCATGCTAAATTTAAGCAGCCTAGGGTTTTTGAGTGTTGTTAGAGAAACTACCAGAAAGAACAGGCTGAATGTTGTTGATGACGATGGTGAGAGCCAGCAACGGAGTCAGCTGCTTCACGAGTACTCtcacttcttcatcatctgagaACATTGCTGGATACTTGTCTCGCAACACAATGAGAGTCACTGATATCACAATTCCGATCGATACAGAAGTTATCATAGCCACTATCAATAAGAACTTTGCTCTTCTTGGGTGTTCAGCTCCTAGCTCATTCGACTCTCTTACACTGCACATATAACACATCATTTTTTCCAATcattaagcttttttttttcttttctgttaaGAGACTTTGTGATATACCTCACAGCCGCATTGAAGCCAAAGGCCACCATGATCGGCCATCCCAATATGTTCATGCTATAACCAAACCGTTAATTCCGTTCCTAACCAAAACAGAAGCTTTCACAGGGACTTAGAACTCACCATATCGAAAGAGCAGCTACAGAGACTTGAGGGTTCTTGAGGTAACCCGCAAACAGAATCAACGCCATGAAATACCAAACCTCTAGGCTGAAACCAACAAACAGCAAGTCACTAGGTGTACCCATCAATGAACCATTTATGTATCGATCTGACTCCAAAGTGTTCCGATATCTCACCAAACCATGACTGCAGAGGCAAGAGACAATCTTGCAAAGCCTCTGAGATTCTTGAACGCCATCCAAGAGAGCCCTGACCAAGCTCTGCCAGAAGAACCACCACAAATATAAACTATTTGAGTAACATCTATTAACCACCACGACATATT
This sequence is a window from Arabidopsis thaliana chromosome 1 sequence. Protein-coding genes within it:
- the RPL27AB gene encoding Ribosomal protein L18e/L15 superfamily protein (RPL27AB; FUNCTIONS IN: structural constituent of ribosome; INVOLVED IN: translation; LOCATED IN: cytosolic ribosome, ribosome, cytosolic large ribosomal subunit, nucleolus, large ribosomal subunit; EXPRESSED IN: 23 plant structures; EXPRESSED DURING: 13 growth stages; CONTAINS InterPro DOMAIN/s: Ribosomal protein L18e/L15 (InterPro:IPR021131), Ribosomal protein L15, conserved site (InterPro:IPR001196); BEST Arabidopsis thaliana protein match is: Ribosomal protein L18e/L15 superfamily protein (TAIR:AT1G70600.1); Has 1087 Blast hits to 1087 proteins in 423 species: Archae - 174; Bacteria - 23; Metazoa - 355; Fungi - 166; Plants - 138; Viruses - 0; Other Eukaryotes - 231 (source: NCBI BLink).) — its product is MATALKKNRKKRGHVSAGHGRIGKHRKHPGGRGNAGGMHHHRILFDKYHPGYFGKVGMRYFHKLRNKFFCPIVNLDKLWSLVPEDVKAKSSKDNVPLIDVTQHGFFKVLGKGHLPENKPFVVKAKLISKTAEKKIKEAGGAVVLTA
- a CDS encoding MATE efflux family protein (MATE efflux family protein; FUNCTIONS IN: antiporter activity, drug transmembrane transporter activity, transporter activity; INVOLVED IN: drug transmembrane transport, transmembrane transport; LOCATED IN: membrane; CONTAINS InterPro DOMAIN/s: Multi antimicrobial extrusion protein MatE (InterPro:IPR002528); BEST Arabidopsis thaliana protein match is: MATE efflux family protein (TAIR:AT3G26590.1); Has 9654 Blast hits to 9598 proteins in 1955 species: Archae - 179; Bacteria - 6865; Metazoa - 142; Fungi - 320; Plants - 1342; Viruses - 0; Other Eukaryotes - 806 (source: NCBI BLink).), which encodes METLNVDHEDTISSEQEHRAHTKSDTDMPPISGGRDFIRQFAAESKKLWWLAGPAIFTSFCQYSLGAVTQILAGHVNTLALAAVSIQNSVISGFSVGIMLGMGSALATLCGQAYGAGQLEMMGIYLQRSWIILNSCALLLCLFYVFATPLLSLLGQSPEISKAAGKFSLWMIPQLFAYAVNFATAKFLQAQSKVIAMAVIAATVLLQHTLLSWLLMLKLRWGMAGGAVVLNMSWWLIDVTQIVYICGGSSGRAWSGLSWMAFKNLRGFARLSLASAVMVCLEVWYFMALILFAGYLKNPQVSVAALSICMNILGWPIMVAFGFNAAVSVRESNELGAEHPRRAKFLLIVAMITSVSIGIVISVTLIVLRDKYPAMFSDDEEVRVLVKQLTPLLALTIVINNIQPVLSGVAVGAGWQGIVAYVNIGCYYLCGIPIGLVLGYKMELGVKGIWTGMLTGTVVQTSVLLFIIYRTNWKKEASLAEARIKKWGDQSNKREEIDLCEEDENNSNGENNHRK
- a CDS encoding MAK16 protein-like protein (MAK16 protein-related; CONTAINS InterPro DOMAIN/s: Mak16 protein (InterPro:IPR006958); Has 4868 Blast hits to 3538 proteins in 334 species: Archae - 9; Bacteria - 248; Metazoa - 1831; Fungi - 653; Plants - 272; Viruses - 128; Other Eukaryotes - 1727 (source: NCBI BLink).) → MQHDEVIWQVIRHKHCSYMAKIETGIFCRNQYNVTGICNRSSCPLANSRYATIRDHDGVFYLYMKTIERAHMPNKLWERVKLPVNYEKALEMIDKHLLYWPKLLQHKVKQRLTKMTQMRIRMRKLALKTREVVVTTPRRQIKRESRREEKAIKAAQLDKAIETELMERLKKGIYPTEIYNLSDSVFNKLLDREIETNDEVEKEEEEEGVIEYVEGDDELEAEEEEDMEDFSGLPSKESYLEGDDHDSDDEDDDDAEEQVVIHKKGRALKKSDDNGKAKKKPRVVVEVEQEDADTRRSLKSLKI
- a CDS encoding uncharacterized protein (unknown protein; BEST Arabidopsis thaliana protein match is: unknown protein (TAIR:AT1G31460.1); Has 901 Blast hits to 142 proteins in 59 species: Archae - 0; Bacteria - 69; Metazoa - 176; Fungi - 29; Plants - 28; Viruses - 0; Other Eukaryotes - 599 (source: NCBI BLink).), with the protein product MSSFFTGKDDSAVEELLSQAKDQYVLEQVAKINCSGFTDDTALPTNPETRLRRLKSLPVSRTDSVSSSPKKLLSHSNSMASHPEKKYRGNVSSVSSFSIQVGKSCPLDSSVEETQIFSKTKRNQSVKSRGGLGESSGSKRIGSSSSRFSCGNVSSTGSSSSRFSREGNISTATKTLKLPC